The Pseudomonas nunensis genome includes the window AACAGCAAGGCCCTTTTCATTTTCAAACCCTAACAATCTATATTTTTTATTTTCGACGCCACTACTGCTAACCATTGAATCTTTCCTCAATCACTTCCCCCACAATACAAATTTCTTCAGACTCCAGCAAACAATCCCCGGAAATAAATAGCTTCTTAGTTGCTCTGTTGTACATCAGTTTTTCTTTATCGGTGTTCGACAAGCCTTTCTTCACTATCAATAAATCGCCTGATTCATTGGCACCGCTAATTTCGTTCTCCAGAAGCACACCAATTAAATTGCAAGCCACTCCAAAATAATATGTCAGCGGAGAAATAGTGGCCAACTCACCAATCCTCTTATCCAGACTTTGAATCAACAAGCTTTCCTTTATAATAGGAACTGCAGCAGGATTCATATTCCCTTCCAAAGAGATATTACTCTCGATTATTTCTCTCTCTTCAAAATCTACATTTTCTATCTCTTTGTACGAAACGCCAAAAAAATCGGAAATTTTGCGAATGGTGGATTGCTGTACATTTATCACTCTACCTTCTAATAGATTATATATGGTAGTTCTGGTCAACCCACTTGAATTGCACAAAGACAGCTGTGTTTCTCCACGACTCTTTATCAAATATCTGACGTTATTCTTGAGTGTTTCGGATTTTTCTTTTTTGTACATTTCACACTCACCAACTTCTTATTAGTTATTAAAATTACGAGCCCTACCCAGGCACTGATGATGACCTGCGTTAAAAGCAGAGCCTTACATATATAGCTTCCATGCAAAAAACAATGTCATAAATGCTCACAAAAACCGTTAGATAATATTTCACAACCAATCCGCGTAAAGAATTCGGAGAAAACTCCTACAGAAAGCATGAAGCAAGGACCATCTTGCGGAAAATGACCTCCGCATACCTAACGTCAAGGCTATGAAAATTTCATCGCGTGTCAGAAACCGCTGAAAACGCTCCAATTAATCATTTAACTAAACAAATGTTAACTTTTCTGATTAACCATAAGAAAATATTTAATAATAACTTT containing:
- a CDS encoding helix-turn-helix transcriptional regulator, whose amino-acid sequence is MYKKEKSETLKNNVRYLIKSRGETQLSLCNSSGLTRTTIYNLLEGRVINVQQSTIRKISDFFGVSYKEIENVDFEEREIIESNISLEGNMNPAAVPIIKESLLIQSLDKRIGELATISPLTYYFGVACNLIGVLLENEISGANESGDLLIVKKGLSNTDKEKLMYNRATKKLFISGDCLLESEEICIVGEVIEERFNG